The Pseudomonadota bacterium nucleotide sequence GGCAAGAAGGATCGCATCGAGTACTGGATGGGCAAGGGGGCAGTGCCCACTGAGACCGTATCCCAGCTGTTGCGGACCCTGCAGTAATCGGAGGAGGAAGCGATGCGAGAGCTGATTACAATGATGGCGAAGGCGCTGGTGGACAAGCCCGACCAGGTCGAGGTGACCGAGCTCGAGGGCGAGCAGACGACGGTCATAGAGCTGCGCGTGGCCAAGGAGGACCTGGGAAAGGTGATCGGCAAGCAGGGCCGCACCGCCCG carries:
- a CDS encoding KH domain-containing protein → MRELITMMAKALVDKPDQVEVTELEGEQTTVIELRVAKEDLGKVIGKQGRTARALRTILSAASTKLRKRSVLEILE